One Peribacillus simplex NBRC 15720 = DSM 1321 genomic region harbors:
- a CDS encoding (Fe-S)-binding protein produces MTTVQERETIAIQFAEKMNEDELLNCMRCGFCLPHCPTYIESGLKESHSPRGRIAIMKAVADGVIEPDEDVERSLSLCLGCRACEPVCPSGVKYGHLLEEARDIIHQNKKHSYPVKTIRKAVFSGLFPHQERMQAMTSLLGFYQRSGLQYMARKTGVLNMLPDNLATMEKVLPKVPKKSEMKNRPTELPAIGTPLKKVAFFSGCLMDTMFLETNKATLKLLQLAGCEIVIPKSQACCGALHGHSGEKAGAKQLAKRNIEAFEAEEVDYIITNAGGCGAFLIDYDHLLQDEPEWHDRAIVFKNKLKDISQILVDLRFQEKVRLKLPAQSVTFQDSCHLRNVMNTSSAPRILLQSIDGVDFREMKDADRCCGSAGIYNIVESEMSMKILDSKMEHTKSTLADIVVTANPGCLLQMQLGIERENLGECTKAVHIADLLIKAVAL; encoded by the coding sequence ATGACGACCGTTCAGGAAAGGGAAACCATTGCCATTCAATTCGCGGAAAAAATGAATGAAGATGAATTGTTGAATTGTATGCGCTGCGGCTTTTGCTTACCCCACTGCCCGACATACATAGAATCGGGGCTGAAGGAATCCCATTCACCAAGGGGACGGATTGCAATTATGAAAGCGGTGGCAGATGGTGTGATTGAGCCCGATGAGGATGTAGAACGTTCGTTGAGTCTTTGCCTCGGCTGCAGGGCTTGTGAACCTGTGTGTCCTTCAGGTGTGAAATATGGACATCTTCTTGAAGAAGCAAGGGATATCATCCATCAGAATAAAAAGCACAGTTACCCTGTAAAAACAATCCGCAAGGCCGTTTTTAGTGGATTATTCCCGCACCAGGAGCGAATGCAGGCCATGACAAGTTTGCTTGGCTTCTATCAGAGATCAGGCCTGCAATACATGGCCCGTAAAACGGGAGTCCTCAACATGCTTCCGGATAATTTGGCAACCATGGAAAAAGTGCTTCCGAAAGTCCCGAAAAAATCAGAAATGAAAAATAGGCCAACCGAGCTGCCTGCAATCGGTACGCCACTCAAAAAGGTGGCTTTCTTTTCCGGCTGCTTGATGGATACGATGTTTTTGGAAACGAACAAGGCCACACTAAAGCTTCTTCAGCTGGCCGGATGTGAAATCGTGATTCCGAAATCCCAGGCATGTTGCGGGGCGCTGCATGGACACAGCGGTGAAAAAGCAGGTGCCAAGCAACTGGCCAAGCGTAATATAGAAGCTTTTGAAGCGGAGGAAGTTGATTATATTATTACGAATGCCGGCGGCTGTGGAGCTTTTCTCATAGATTATGACCATCTGCTCCAAGATGAACCGGAATGGCACGATCGTGCAATCGTATTTAAAAATAAGTTGAAAGATATCAGCCAGATTCTTGTTGATTTGCGTTTTCAGGAAAAAGTTCGCTTGAAACTGCCAGCTCAATCTGTAACTTTCCAGGATTCCTGTCACTTACGGAATGTGATGAACACCTCCTCAGCTCCGCGAATTCTCCTTCAATCGATAGATGGAGTTGATTTCAGGGAAATGAAGGATGCGGATCGGTGCTGCGGCTCCGCTGGGATTTATAATATTGTTGAATCAGAGATGTCCATGAAAATTCTCGACTCTAAAATGGAGCACACGAAATCGACACTGGCCGATATTGTTGTCACGGCAAACCCTGGCTGTCTGTTGCAAATGCAACTGGGGATCGAGAGGGAAAACTTGGGGGAATGTACGAAAGCGGTGCATATAGCGGACCTACTAATAAAGGCTGTGGCATTATAA